The Gloeobacter violaceus PCC 7421 DNA window AGCCCTGGGAGGCGATGGAAACCAGCCGCAAGATTGTGAGCAAGCGCTGGTTTTCTGTCTTTGGTTTCGGTTTGGTGCTCAGCCTGATTTTTCTGGTCGGGGCGATTCCCCTGGGGCTCGGGCTGCTGGTCGCGTTTCCGATTATCTACAGCGCCATCGCCGTGGCCTACGACGATATTGTCGGCTCGCAGCGCTCGTTTTAGAAGACCGTTGCAAGCACGTCCTCAGGCCCCACCAGCGAGACGATGGGTGCTTTGAAGGTGCGCTCGGCCACCGCCAGCAAGTCGGCACTCGTCAATTGCTCGACGGTGCGGGTGTACTCGCGGTCGAAGTCGGCACCGACGCCCAGAATCTCGTACCAGCCCAGCAGCTGAGCCACCTGGCTGTTGGTCTGCTTGCCGAGGGCGTACTGGCCCAGCAGCTTGTTTTTGGCCGTGCGCAGTTCGGAGTCGCCGAGCGGCGTGCTCGCCAGGCGCTCGACTTCGGTGCGCAGGCCCGCTTCGCAGGTGCGGGCGTTCTCGGGGGCGGTACCGATGTAGGCGACGAAGTGGGAAGTGGAGGCCCGGGTCGGATAGAAGGCGGAGACTTCGTAGGCAAGGCCGCGCTTTTCGCGCAGTTCGGTGAACAGGCGACTGGAAAGCCCGCTGCCGAGGTAGGTGCCGATCAGTTTGAGGGCCGCAAAATCTTCCGAGTGGATTGGTGCTGCAGGATAGCCCACCAGGACTGTGCTCTGCTGGGTGGGTTGCACCGTGCGCAGGGTAGCGGTGGGAAAAGCATCGGTCGGCTTTAGGAGCGCCGTACGCAACAGTGGTGTCTCAGGTACACTCCAGCCGCCCAGATGCTCTTCGAGCAAGCGGACAACCGCCTCTGGCTCGAGCGGCCCGACGGCCACGAACACGGCGTTGTCCGGCCGAAAATGGGCGCGGTAAAAATTCAGCAGATCCTCGCGCCGCAGGGCCAACACACTCTCCTCGGTGCCCAACTCCGGATAGGCGTAGGGGGAGTTGCCGTAGAGTGCCGCGCGAAACTGGTTGTAGGCGACGGTGAAGGGCCGCTCCTGCTGGGAACGGATCGCTTGCAGAGTCGCTTTTCGTTCGATTTCGATTTGCTCGGCAGGAAAGGTCGCCCGCTGCAACAGTTCGGCGGCAAGGGCAAGCAGGGTCGGAAAGTCTTCGCCCAGGCTTTTGAGGGCAATTTGCAGATAATCGGGGGTACTGTCGGCACCCAGCATCGCCCCGAGCGATTCGACAATCTGGGCTATAGCCATCGAATCGCGCGCCTCGGTACCCTTGGTCAGCACGGCACTGACCAGGTGGGCCAGCCCCGGCGGGGTATCTGTGCGGCTGTCGACCCGCAGGAAGAAGCGGGCGCTCACAATATCGACGGCCGGGTTGTTGAGCACAAGGACGCGAAGGCCGCTGGCAAGCGTGGTACGGAACATAGATCCTCAGGGGGTTTCGGGCACAAGCCGCAGGACCACCGCCCGATCAGGCTCGAGATAGCGGCGGGCGACGCGCTGCAGGTCGGCCGGTTGAACGCGCTGCAGCAACTCGGGATAGGCGAGGGCCAGCTCGAGTTTCGCCACGGTGCTGTAGTAACCGTAGAGACTCGCCAACTGGGCCGGGGCCTCGGTGCTGAAGATAAAGTCGTTGCGCAAGATGCGCAGGGCGCGGTTGAATTCGCCGTCCGGCACCGGTTCGTCAACCAGGGCGCGTACTTGAGCGCGCACTTCGGCCTCGATGGGTTCGAGCCATTCGGCGTCGGCCTGGGCAGAGACAATGAACAGGCCCGGGTGCTTTTGGGGCATAAAGTAGGCGTTCACCGAGCGCGCCCAGCCTTTTTCTTCGCGCAGCGAGCGCACCAGCCGGGAGGTGCGCCCCTCGCTGAGCACGGTGGCGAGCACGTCGAGGGCGATCGCATCTTCGATCTGCTCGATCGCAGCACCCAACCAGGCGAGCATCAGGCGCGGCTGCTCCAGGCGGGCCAGGGTGTGGGTGGATACCCCCGGCGTGGGGGCGGCCGGATGCGGCACCGTCGGCACTTCGCCTGTCGGCCCTTCGCCCAGGGGTGCAAACAATGCCTCGGCGGCGGCCAGCATCTGCTCCTCCGGTACGCCGCCCACGATCACAACAGTAGTGTTGGCGGGCCGGTAGCGCTCGCGGTGGTAGGTACGCATCTGATCGGCCGTCATCGCGAGCAGGCTCTCGGCGGTGCCCAGGACCGGCCGGCTGTAGGGATGCTCGGGGTACATGGTGCGGGTGAGGATCTCGAAGGCCCGGCGGTCGGGACTGTCGTTGCTGCGGCGGATCTCTTCGAGCACCACCAGCCGCTCGCGCTCGTATTCCGCAGGCGGGATCGCCGCGGCGTTGACCAGTTCCGCCAGATAGGGAAGCGACGCTTCGTAGTGCTCGTTGGCGACGGTGATGAAGTAGTGGGTGTAATCCTGACTGGTGGCGGCGTTGGTCACCCCGCCGCGGCTTTCGATTTCGCTGTCGAAGACGCCGGGACCGACTTTCTCGGTGCCCTTGAAGATCATGTGTTCGAGAAAATGCGAGACGCCCGACAACTGGAGCGGTTCGGTACGGGCCCCCGTGCGCACCCAGATATCGCAGGTGACGGCGGCGGCAGTCGGGATCTGCTGAACGATCAAAGTCAGCCCGTTGGGCAGGGTGCGGATACGGCCCGCGAAAGCTTCGGTACTTGCAGGTATGGTCGCTATCATTTCTTCATGATGGCATTCCTTGTCGCGGATCAGGGGAAGGTCGGGCTGCAAGCCGCTGTTACGCTTGGAAGAACATTGATCAATCGGGGACCAGCCGAGGGCGAACCCATGCGAGTGGCGCTTTTGCAACTGAATTCGACCGTGGGGGATCTGGTCGGCAACGCCGGGCGCATCGAGCGGGCGGCGAGGGAAGCTGCCGCCGCCGGGGCGGATCTGGCGATCACCCACGAGTTGGCCCTGCCCGGTTATCCGCCCCGGGATCTGCTGTTGGATCGGGCCTTTGTGGCCGATGTCCAGCAGACCGCGCAGCGGCTTGCCCATGCGCTTGCCGGGGTGGTGCCGGTGTTGGTGGGTACGGCGGTGCCGAGCGCGGTGGGGCGGCCCCTGGCCAACGCGGCTTTGCTGCTCGAAGGGGGAGAGTGCCGGGAAACGGTGCTCAAGGGTCTGCTTCCTACCTACGACATCTTTGACGAGGACCGCTACTTCGAGGCGGGGCAGCGTGCCTATCCGATCGAGATTGCCGGGGTGGCGATGGGGGTGCACGTCTGCGAGGACATCTGGAACGATCGCGAATTTTGGCCAAGGCCGCGCTACCGCCGCGACCCGGTGGAGGAACTGGCCGGGCAGGGGGCGCGCTACTTGCTCAATCTTTCCAGTTCGCCTTTTTATGCGGGCAAGCAGCAGTTGCGCGAACGGCTTCTGGCCCATGCGGCCCGCCGCCACCGCCTGCCGGTACTCTACGTCAATCAGGTGGGGGGCAACGACGAATTGCTCTTCGACGGCCGCAGTTGCGTTTTCGACGGGGAGGGCCGCCTGACCGCGCGGGCGCGGGCGTTTGCCGAGGATATGCTGCTGGTGGATTTGGATTCGCTCGCCGGGCGCATCGAGCCTCAACCCACAGGCGAAGCGGAAATCTGGGAAGCGTTAGTGATGGGTACAGCCGATTACGCCCGCAAGTGCGGCTTTCAGCAGGGGTTGGTGGCCCTTTCCGGGGGCATCGATTCGGCCCTCACCCTGGCGATTGTGGCCGCCGCCCTGGGGCCTGTGAACGTGCTCGCGGTGATGATGCCTTCGCCGTATTCCAGTGCCGGCAGCATCGACGACAGTCTGGCCCTCGCCGCCAATCTGGGGGTGGAGACGCTCAAATTGCCCATCGCTCCGGCAATGGCGGCTTTTGATCAGATTCTGGCTCCGGCCTTTGCGGATCTGGCCGCCGATGTCACCGAGGAGAATTTGCAGGCGCGCATCCGCGGCACCTTGATGATGGCGCTGTCCAATAAGTGGAACCGCCTGGTATTTATCACCGGCAACAAGTCCGAGACCGCCGTCGGTTTTAACACCCTCTACGGTTGCACCGCCGGGGCACTGGCCGTGATTGCCGACTTGTACAAAGGCGAAGTCTACCGCCTGGCGCACTGGCTCAACCGGGACGGCGCGGTGATTCCCGAGGGTATCCTCACCAAGGCTCCTTCCGCCGAGTTGCGCCCGGACCAGCGCGACTCCGACATCCTGCCGCCCTACGACGTGCTCGACGGCATTCTACGCGCCCACCTCGAAGGTGGGCGCACCCCCGAGGAGATCGCCGGCGAAGGCTATCACCCAGAAGTGATCAAAAAAGTACTCGCCATGGTGCGCCGGGCCGAGTTCAAACGCAAGCAACTGCCGCCGGGTCTGCGCGTCTCGCCGCGCGCCTTCGGCATCGGCTGGCGAATGCCCATCGCCCACGCCTGACTCCTAATTGGACGGCCAGAGGCGGGCGACGGGAACCTCCCAGCCCGCGAGCAACTCCGGCAGCCGCAACACATCGTCCTCTTTGAGGATCGCCGCTTTGTGCTTGCCGGGATAAAAAACGCTGATACTGCGTCCGTGGGGATCGGCCATCCATCCCACCTGCACCCCCAACTCCAGCAATAGACGCATCTTCGCCGCCAGGACGCGCAACTGCCTCGTGTCATCGGGCCGTTCCACCACCAGCGCCGCCAGATCCGGGACGCGCGAATTGCCCGCGTACAAGCGCTCGCGCGAAAAATAGAGTACATCGGCCACCAGCACATCGCTGCCGGCCAGGATGGGGCTGGTGGTGGAGACGTGGCCAAGGCGGTGCGCTTCCACCCAGTCCAGCAGAGCCGCGCTCAGCCGCGTGCGCACTTCCCCCGCCGCGATCTGGGCCGGATAGATCTCCTGCACCAGAGCCGGGGCGGACAACGGATGCACCAACACCGGCGGGTGATTCTGGGCAGCGATCACGATGGGTTCGTTCCACTCGTCCTCATCGTCCGCTGCTACCCGGTTCAAAGTCTGGGTGGCGGCTGCACCGAAAGCGGCCACCAGGATGCCCGCCCGTTTTTCAAGTTCGCGCAGGTCGATGTTGAGATGACGAAAAACACTCGCCGCCCCGCCGCCGCGCTTGCCGGCAAAGAGGCATTCGCGCACCAGCCCAAAAAAGATATGGCAGGTATCCATGTGGCTGTGGCGCAGTTGCTCGGACTGATCGAAGGCGATCTCCCAGGCGTAGCGGGCGCGCGGCGTGAAGGGCATCTCCTTGGGCACCAGCCCGGAGCCGCGGCCGATCAGCCGCTCGACGAGGCGACGGGTCGCATCGAGGTGCAGGCCCATTTCGGTGAGCACTTTTGCTTCTTCGCTGTGGCCTTCCGCGAGCAGTCCCAGCAGCAGATGCTCGGTACTCACAAACTGATAACCCAGCCGCTGCGCTTCGGTGCGGGCACAGTCGAGCACCCGGCGGGCGCTGTCGGTAAATTCGCCCGCAAGCGTTCCAAACATCGTCGAAGATTCAGGCATGGCTCGGCCACCCGAAAAGGCTCTTGCTTCTAGCGATGAAACGGCCCCGATTCTAGGCCCACGGTACGTTACGATGCACGAAGGCAACCGGAGTCCACGACCGATGCGCATGGAAGCGAAGACCGTCAAACCCAGGCACCCATTGGTGAGCCGCCTGGCCGAATTGCTGGTGAGCACCTGGGGAGAGTACCTGCAGCTGGAGCCGTATCACCTGCCGGCGGATCTGGGTTTTGTCGAAGGTCAGCTCGAAGGCGACAGGCTCACCATCGTCAACCGCTGCTACCAGAGCCGCGTCTTTCGCAAACTGCACCTGGAGCTCGCCACGATCGGGCCGAATTTGGACATTTTGCACTGCGTGATGTACCCGCGCCCCCAGTTCGACCTGCCCATCTACGGCACCGACATTGTGGCGAGCACCCAAATGGTCAGTGCCGCCATCGTCGATCTCTCGCCCGTGCGCGGCGAGTTGCCGCCGGCCTACCTTGCAGGACTGGAGCCCAGCTTCGCGCGCTGCACCGATTTTGGTCAGTTGCGCAATCTGCCCCCCTGGGGAACGATCTTCTCGCCGCGCTGCGTGTTTGCCCGCGTCGTCACCCCCACCGAAGCCGACCTGTTCATGGAGATCAGCCGCGCCTATCTGCGCTTTCACTGCGAGCAGGCCGCCCGTGCCGAAGCGGTCGATACCGCCACCGAAGCGCAAATCCTGGCAGGCCAGCGGCACTACTGCGAGCAACAGCAACAAAACGATAAGACCCGCCGAATCCTGGCGCAGGCCTTCGACGAAGCCTGGGCCGAGCGCTACATCCGCACGGTGCTGTTCGATTTGCCGCAATAGCGGCCGTTTTTGCGCTTCGCTTCTCTAAGACTTCACTTTTGACCGCTACCGTTCGAGGTGCTAATCTCGACGGACTGCTGGCAAACTTTCCGTTTGCGGAGGTGGTAGACATGCTTTCAAGTCAGGTGACGACCGATTCGGAGTGCTGGACGGTTCACCAAACGCACGACGAAGAACTGGAGCGCCTGGGCCGCTACGTCGAGGGGGAATTGTTGCAGGGGCTCAACCTCGTACAGCAAAAGGAGCAGCGGTGTCTGTCGCACTACCGCGAGTGGTGCGCGGATCAGGCGAACAACGGCAAGCGGGCGCGCTTTGTGCTTGCCCTGTGCGAACTGTTGGAATTGTGGCCGAAGCTCGAACACCTGAGCAGCGATCTGGCCGATATGCGCGAAGACCTGGGTTTCTAGGCGGGCCGCCTGCGGCCCTGGTGCTAGATTCGAGGAGTGTTTGCCGACGAAATTCGCTTATTTGATCTGCCTACTGGGGGCGCCGATGCGGTCCCGGTGGTTTTTGCCTTTCCAAATACGTACGACATTGGCATCACCAGCCTCGGCTACCAGGTAGTCTGGCGGCTTTTGGCTTGCTGTCCCGGCGTGCGGGTCGCGCGGCTGTTCACCGATATCCACGAGCCCTTGCCGGCCCGACCGGAGCTGTTGGGCTTCTCGTTTTCGTGGGAACTTGACTACGGCAATGTCTTAGATCTGATCGAGAAGCAGCGCCTGACGCTCTGGGCTTCTGAGCGCGGCGAAGACGAGCCGCTGGTGTTTGGCGGCGGTCCGGTCTTTACTGCCAATCCGGAGCCTTTTGCGCCGTTTTTTGATTTTTTCTTGATGGGCGACGGCGAAGAATTGATTCCCGAGGTGATGGCCACCTACCAGACGGTGCGCACCGCCGGGCGGAGCGAAAAATTGCGCCGGCTCGCCCGCATCCCGGGTGTCTACGTGCCCTCGCTCTACGAAGTGCACCACCGCGACGGTGACATTACCCTTGCGCCGGTGGAAACCGACATCCCGGCCGTTATCGAGCGGCGCACCTTTCGGGGCGAACAGCTGTCGCACTCGGCGGTCGTCACCGAGCGCTCCGCCTGGCCGGGCATCTTCATGGTCGAGGTGGCGCGCTCCTGCCCCGAGTTGTGCCGCTTTTGCCTGGCGAGTTACCTGACTTTGCCTTTTCGGACAGCCAGTTTGGAAGGATCGCTCCTGCCCGCCATCGAGAAGGGCCTCGCCGTCACCGACCGTCTGGGATTATTGGGCGCTTCGGTGACCCAGCATCCCGAGTTCGAGACGCTCATCGACTATCTGGCCCACCCCGCTCGCGCCGGGGTGCGCCTGAGCGTCTCCTCGGTGCGCACCAACACCCTCACGCCCAAATTTTGCGGAACCCTCGCCACGCGCGGCAGCCAGTCGGTGACCGTTGCGGTCGAAAGCGGCTCCGAGCGCCTGCGCCGCATCGTCAACAAAAAGCTCACCAACGACGAGATATTCGCCGCCGCCGAGACCGTCGCCGCCTCCGGCCTGCAGGGGCTCAAACTCTACGGCATGTGCGGCGTGCCGGGCGAACTGGAGAGCGATCTGGAGGCGACCGCCCGGATGCTCGCCGCCCTCAAGAAACAAAACCCGCGCCTCAGGCTCACTTTCGGCTGCAGCACCTTTGTACCCAAGGCCCATACCCCCTTTCAGCGCTACGGCGTCGATCCCTCCGCCGAAAAAAAGCTGCAAAAGCTGCAAAAGCAACTCAAACCCCAGGGCATCGATTTTCGCCCCGAAAGCTACAACTGGTCGGTCATCCAGGCTTTGATCTCCCGCGGCGACCGGCGGGTGGCGCGGGTGCTGGAACTGGCCCGCCACCACGGCAGCACCCTGGGCAGCTTCCGCCGCGCCTTCAAAGAACTCAAAGGCCGGCTGCCGCCTCTGGAACACTACGTCCACGCCCACTGGCCCGACGCCGGAGACTTGCCCTGGGCGCACCTGCGCTCGGGTCTAGGCGAGACCACCCTCGCGCGCCACACCGAGCACGCCCGCGACCTGATGACGCTGGGCGCGACTGCCGTATCTTAAAAGACGTACTTTGAATGTACGTTTTCAATCGGCAATGACATGGCTTCGATAGAACAATCGCTCAGCATCGGTC harbors:
- a CDS encoding M16 family metallopeptidase, with translation MFRTTLASGLRVLVLNNPAVDIVSARFFLRVDSRTDTPPGLAHLVSAVLTKGTEARDSMAIAQIVESLGAMLGADSTPDYLQIALKSLGEDFPTLLALAAELLQRATFPAEQIEIERKATLQAIRSQQERPFTVAYNQFRAALYGNSPYAYPELGTEESVLALRREDLLNFYRAHFRPDNAVFVAVGPLEPEAVVRLLEEHLGGWSVPETPLLRTALLKPTDAFPTATLRTVQPTQQSTVLVGYPAAPIHSEDFAALKLIGTYLGSGLSSRLFTELREKRGLAYEVSAFYPTRASTSHFVAYIGTAPENARTCEAGLRTEVERLASTPLGDSELRTAKNKLLGQYALGKQTNSQVAQLLGWYEILGVGADFDREYTRTVEQLTSADLLAVAERTFKAPIVSLVGPEDVLATVF
- a CDS encoding phycocyanobilin:ferredoxin oxidoreductase; translated protein: MHEGNRSPRPMRMEAKTVKPRHPLVSRLAELLVSTWGEYLQLEPYHLPADLGFVEGQLEGDRLTIVNRCYQSRVFRKLHLELATIGPNLDILHCVMYPRPQFDLPIYGTDIVASTQMVSAAIVDLSPVRGELPPAYLAGLEPSFARCTDFGQLRNLPPWGTIFSPRCVFARVVTPTEADLFMEISRAYLRFHCEQAARAEAVDTATEAQILAGQRHYCEQQQQNDKTRRILAQAFDEAWAERYIRTVLFDLPQ
- a CDS encoding NAD+ synthase, with translation MRVALLQLNSTVGDLVGNAGRIERAAREAAAAGADLAITHELALPGYPPRDLLLDRAFVADVQQTAQRLAHALAGVVPVLVGTAVPSAVGRPLANAALLLEGGECRETVLKGLLPTYDIFDEDRYFEAGQRAYPIEIAGVAMGVHVCEDIWNDREFWPRPRYRRDPVEELAGQGARYLLNLSSSPFYAGKQQLRERLLAHAARRHRLPVLYVNQVGGNDELLFDGRSCVFDGEGRLTARARAFAEDMLLVDLDSLAGRIEPQPTGEAEIWEALVMGTADYARKCGFQQGLVALSGGIDSALTLAIVAAALGPVNVLAVMMPSPYSSAGSIDDSLALAANLGVETLKLPIAPAMAAFDQILAPAFADLAADVTEENLQARIRGTLMMALSNKWNRLVFITGNKSETAVGFNTLYGCTAGALAVIADLYKGEVYRLAHWLNRDGAVIPEGILTKAPSAELRPDQRDSDILPPYDVLDGILRAHLEGGRTPEEIAGEGYHPEVIKKVLAMVRRAEFKRKQLPPGLRVSPRAFGIGWRMPIAHA
- a CDS encoding B12-binding domain-containing radical SAM protein; translated protein: MFADEIRLFDLPTGGADAVPVVFAFPNTYDIGITSLGYQVVWRLLACCPGVRVARLFTDIHEPLPARPELLGFSFSWELDYGNVLDLIEKQRLTLWASERGEDEPLVFGGGPVFTANPEPFAPFFDFFLMGDGEELIPEVMATYQTVRTAGRSEKLRRLARIPGVYVPSLYEVHHRDGDITLAPVETDIPAVIERRTFRGEQLSHSAVVTERSAWPGIFMVEVARSCPELCRFCLASYLTLPFRTASLEGSLLPAIEKGLAVTDRLGLLGASVTQHPEFETLIDYLAHPARAGVRLSVSSVRTNTLTPKFCGTLATRGSQSVTVAVESGSERLRRIVNKKLTNDEIFAAAETVAASGLQGLKLYGMCGVPGELESDLEATARMLAALKKQNPRLRLTFGCSTFVPKAHTPFQRYGVDPSAEKKLQKLQKQLKPQGIDFRPESYNWSVIQALISRGDRRVARVLELARHHGSTLGSFRRAFKELKGRLPPLEHYVHAHWPDAGDLPWAHLRSGLGETTLARHTEHARDLMTLGATAVS
- a CDS encoding Uma2 family endonuclease, which encodes MPESSTMFGTLAGEFTDSARRVLDCARTEAQRLGYQFVSTEHLLLGLLAEGHSEEAKVLTEMGLHLDATRRLVERLIGRGSGLVPKEMPFTPRARYAWEIAFDQSEQLRHSHMDTCHIFFGLVRECLFAGKRGGGAASVFRHLNIDLRELEKRAGILVAAFGAAATQTLNRVAADDEDEWNEPIVIAAQNHPPVLVHPLSAPALVQEIYPAQIAAGEVRTRLSAALLDWVEAHRLGHVSTTSPILAGSDVLVADVLYFSRERLYAGNSRVPDLAALVVERPDDTRQLRVLAAKMRLLLELGVQVGWMADPHGRSISVFYPGKHKAAILKEDDVLRLPELLAGWEVPVARLWPSN
- a CDS encoding M16 family metallopeptidase yields the protein MIATIPASTEAFAGRIRTLPNGLTLIVQQIPTAAAVTCDIWVRTGARTEPLQLSGVSHFLEHMIFKGTEKVGPGVFDSEIESRGGVTNAATSQDYTHYFITVANEHYEASLPYLAELVNAAAIPPAEYERERLVVLEEIRRSNDSPDRRAFEILTRTMYPEHPYSRPVLGTAESLLAMTADQMRTYHRERYRPANTTVVIVGGVPEEQMLAAAEALFAPLGEGPTGEVPTVPHPAAPTPGVSTHTLARLEQPRLMLAWLGAAIEQIEDAIALDVLATVLSEGRTSRLVRSLREEKGWARSVNAYFMPQKHPGLFIVSAQADAEWLEPIEAEVRAQVRALVDEPVPDGEFNRALRILRNDFIFSTEAPAQLASLYGYYSTVAKLELALAYPELLQRVQPADLQRVARRYLEPDRAVVLRLVPETP